CCCTCGATGGACGGCAGCGCGCCGGTCGACATCGAGGCGCTGGCCGGGGCCGCGCCGGCCGCCTGCCGCTTCCTCTACGCCGAGACCGCCACGTTCGGGCCGGAGATCGAAGAATTCCACAAAATCACCTTTCAGGATCCGCCCGACGGCGCACTGATCTCCGAGGGCGCGGCGGCCTACCGGGATGTCGGCACCGCGCAACGGGCCTTCGCCGCGCTGGTGTCGACCGTGACCGACTGCGCCGACGGCGCCGACGGTCGCGCGTTCGTGGGCGAGTGGAAGGCGGGCACCGATTCGCTGCACCTGGGGCCCGGCGGCTGCGGCCGCGACTACCGGCAGCTGTCGGTGGCCTTGCTGGAAGTGACCTTCTGCGGGTTTCCGCAATCGGTGTCCGACATCGTGATGACCAACATCACCGCCAACATGCCCCACTAGCACATGTGAAAAGCATTGCACACGAACATCTTTCACCAGTGCGCGGTGGTCATTAGTTCAAAATTCGGATGCCCGCACTCGATCCACATCGCGACGTGCAGGGCGGTGACCGCAGCCGAGACCACCAGCGCGGCAAGGCCGAACGCGAATCCTTGCTGCCCATGCCGTTTGACCTGACGCATGCCAACGAGGGCCAGAACGCCGCTCAGGATCGGGCTGGCGTACATGCCCATGATGCTCAGCACAAACGCCGCGACGGTCAGGCTGTTGGTCTGCGTCACGTGCGCGGTGGCCTGGTTGTCGCTCATCGTTGTTCGTCCGTCCTCTCCGGCCCGCTGCGGGTTCGCCACAGTGTCGAGACGAATGGTCTCCACAACGGCTTGGGAAATTCTTGGAACGTGCGCCGCCGAGCGACTATCAGCGGGAAGTGCCGGCGATGACCGCGCTGCCCAGCACCTCGTCGCCGGCCGAATCCGGGCGGTACAGCGCCACCGTCTGACCGCGTGCCACGCCGCGCAGCGGGGTGCGCAGCCGCACGTCGAGCTGGTCACCGACCAATTCGGCGACCGCGGCGACGGTTTCGCCGTGCGCCCGCACCTGCACGGTGCACTCGATGGGGCCCGTGGGTGCGGTTCCCGAAGTGAACACGGCCTCGCGGCCGGTCAGTGCCCGCACCTCGAGGTCGGCGACGCTGCCCACGTGCACGGTCGAGGTGTCGGCGTCGATGGCCGTCACGTAGCGCGGCAGGCCGTCGGGTCCGGGACCGGCGATGCCCAGTCCCTTGCGCTGTCCGATCGTGAAACCGTGCACGCCGTCGTGCGTGGCCAGCACCGCGCCGTCGGCGCCGACCACGTTGCCCCGGCGCACGGCGATGCGCTCGCCCAGGAACGCGCGGGTGTCACCCGACGGGATGAAGCAGATGTCGTGGCTGTCCGGTTTGTCCGCCACCGCGAGGCCGCGCCGTGCGGCCTCCGCGCGGATTTGCGGCTTCGGCGTGTCGCCCACCGGGAAGGCCGCGTGGCGTAGCTGTTCCGCCGTCAGCACGGCCAGCACGTAGGACTGGTCCTTGTCCCGGTCGACGGCGCGCCGCAGTCGGCCCTGCGACAGCCTGGCGTAGTGGCCGGTGACGACCGTGTCGAAACCGAGGGCCAGGGCACGTGCGGACAGCGCGGCGAACTTGATCCGCTGGTTACAGCGCACGCATGGATTCGGCGTCTCGCCACGCTCGTAGGCCGACACGAAATCGTCGATCACGTCTTCGGCGAATTTCTCCGCGAAATCCCAGATGTAGAACGGGATTCCAAGTACGTCGGCGACGCGGCGCGCATCGGAGGCGTCCTCCTTCGAGCAGCACCCGCGCGAGCCGGTGCGCAGTGCGCCAGGCGCCGACGACAGCGCCAGGTGCACACCGACCACGTCGTGCCCGGCGTCGACCATGCGAGCGGCGGCTACCGATGAATCGACGCCGCCGCTCATCGCGGCGAGCACTTTCACCTGGACGCCCCCGCGGCGGCCAGCGCCGCTCGCCGGGCGCGGTCGACGGCCGCGGGAAGCACCCGCAGTACCTCGTCGATGTCGGCGTCGACAGTGGTGTGCCCCAACGACAGCCGCAGTGATCCGCGCGCGGTGGCGGCGTCGTCGCCCATAGCAATCAGTACGTGTGAGGCCTGCGGGACACCGGCGGTGCACGCCGAACCGGTCGAGCACTCGATGCCGTTGGCATCCAGCAACATCAACAGCGAGTCGCCCTCACAGCCGCGGAAGGTGAAGTGTGCGTTGCCCGGAAGCCGCGCCTCGCGGGACCCGTTGACACGGACGTCGTCGATCTCGGCGAGCACGCCCTCGACCAAGCGATCACGCAGTGCCCGCAGCCGCGCGCTGTTGGCCTCCAGGCCGTCCACCGCAAGCCGCACTGCGGTCGCCATGCCCACCGCGCCGGCGACATCCGGTGTGCCGGAACGAATGTCACGCTCCTGCCCACCACCGTGCAGCAGCGGCACACAGGCCACGTCGCGGCGCAGCAGCAACGCGCCCACTGCCACCGGCCCGCCGAACTTGTGCGCGGCCACGCTCAGCGCGGACAACCCGCTGGCGGCGAAGTCGACGGGCAGCTGCCCGACCGCCTGCACAGCGTCACTGTGCATGGGAACGCCGAATTCGGCGGCAACGGCGGCAAGATCGGCGACCGGCATGACGGTGCCCACCTCGTTGTTGGCCCACATCACCGAGACCAACGCAACGTCGTCATGGCTCTGCAGCGTCTCGCGCAGCGCGGCCGCGCAGACCGATCCGTCCGGCTCGGTCGGAAGCCAGCTCACCTCGGCGCCTTCGTGCTCGACGAGCCAGTGCACCGAGTCCAGCACCGCATGGTGTTCCACCTTGCTAGTGACGAGGCGGCGATGACGGGCGTCGGCGTCGCGGCGGGCGCGGTAGATGCCCTTGACGGCCAGGTTGTCGCTCTCGGTGCCGCCGGTGGTGAAGATGACCTCCGAGGGACGTGCACCCAACCGGTCCGCGATCAGCTCGCGCGACTCCTCGATCCGGCGCCGCGCGGCCCGGCCGCTGCTGTGCAGCGAGGAGGCGTTGCCCACGGTGCCGAACACAGCCGTCATCGCCTCGACGACGGCGGGGTGCATCGGGGTGGTGGCGGCGTGATCGAGGTAGACCATGACGCGCCCCACGATACCGGGCCGGCCCGGCGGCGACGCGGGCCGGAACGGCTTGGGCTGCTCTTAGGCCACCAGCGCGTGACGTTGTCCTGGCCGACGCGTCACGCCGACCCCCACGGCCTGTTGGCTGCGACGGGCCAGCGCCCGCCGATCATGGCCCGGCAGCTGCAGCGACTCGACGTGCACGTGCGCCAGGGTGCGTCGCTGGGTAATCAGCCGGACGAGCGCCGCGGCCAGGGTGTCGTCGCCGACGAAGGCCGGGGCGGTCGAGATGAGGCCGTCGACGTGGTGATAGGTCAGCCGCAGTGGTTGCACCGGGCGGCCCGCGTCGATCGCGGCCTGGAACATCGCCGGATAGAACGACCCGCAAGCCACACCGCACCAGGTGGTGCCCTCGGGGAAAGCAACCACGGTCTGACCCGCGCTCAGCCGCGACGCCACGGAGTCCACCACGCCGGGCAGCCGGCGCAGGCTGCGCCGGTCGATGGGAATGATCTTGAGCACGCGCGCCCAGGGCTCGCCGAACATGTCGGCGCGGGCCACATACCAGCCCGGCAACACCGCGCCGATGGAAAAGACATCCAGCCAGGAGATGTGCGGGCTGACCACCAGGACGCCGCGCAGGTTCCGGATCGGGGCCCCCGAGACGCTGATGCGCACCCCGAAACAGCGCAGCAACGTGCGGCAGTGGAACTGCCGCAGTCGCATCTGGCCCGGCATCGGGACCAGCGCCAGCGGCAGCGTCGGCACCATCAGCAGCGCCAACATAAGGCGAAGCGTCACCCGCAGCACCACCAGCCACCGCGGCGACGCGGGGCCCACACCCACACAGCTGCTGTCGCACGTCGAGCGCGGCAGCCAGGCGTGTGTGGTGGCGGGTGGATTCCTCGGGGGGGCATTCATCGGGTGCCGCCCGCCATTTCGCTGCTCATATGGGCCGTCGCCGACACCGACCGCAGCCGCCGCAGATATCGGGTGTCGGCCCGGCTCTTGTCGAGCACGACGCAGAAGTCGCCGACGCCGAAGTCCGGATCCAGGGCGGGCTCGCCGCAAACCTTGGCGCCCAACCGCAGGTAGCCGCGCATCAGGGCCGGTATCGCGGGCCGGGGCGGCGGTGCGATCTCGTCGAGGGTCTTGCCGTCCACCACCACCGGCCGATGCGGACGGACCCGGTATTCCGGCGGTGCGGCGTGCCGGTTCAGCACGAAATCGCGCACCCCGCGCAGGTGACTGCCCGGCGCCTGGTCTTGTCGGTCGCCCGATTCCCCGCAGATCGGCACCGACACACATCCGATCACGTAGTCGTAGCCGTAGCGGTCCAGGTAGGCCAGGATCCCGGCCCACATCAGCAACACCACCGCGCCGTTGCGGTGCCCGTCGCGGACCGCGGCCCGTCCCATCTCCACCAGCGAAGGCCGCAGCGGATCGAGGGCGGCGAGGTCGAATTCGGTCGCCGTGTACAGGCCCCCGGCCGCGATGGCGCCCGCGGGCGCCAGCATGCGGTAGCACCCGACCAGGTCACCGCTGTCGTCGTCGCGGACCAGCAAGTGATCGCAGAATTCGTCGAAGCGATCGGCGTCGCGGTCATCGGCGCCGGTCGTCGGCAGCACGAAGCCGGGTGTGCTGGCGAACACGTCGTAACGGAGCCGCTGGGCCGCCTCGACGAGGCGGGGGTCGGTGGACAGCAACAGCGAATAACGCGGCGCGCCAGCGCTGGCTGCCGCCCCGTCCGGTGTGTCGCTCGGGATCAGAACAGAAGCAATGCTCACGGGAACAACGTCGCGCAATCGAGGAGCGAATCGGCATCGACGCTATGACGTGTCGGTGCACGTCAGATGACGAATACGGTGCCGGACGAGCGCCGCGCGCGGCCGGTCACAGCAAACGCCCCCGACGCGCGGCGCCGGGGGCGTTTGGGGTGAAGCGCGGATCAGCCCTTGCGGGCCTTGATCGCCTCGGTCAGTTGGGGAGCCACCTTGAACAGGTCGCCCACCACGCCGTAGTCGGCGATCTCGAAGATCGGTGCCTCTTCGTCCTTGTTGACCGCGATGATCGTCTTCGACGTCTGCATGCCGGCGCGGTGCTGGATCGCCCCGGAGATGCCCAGCGCGATGTAGAGCTGCGGGGACACCGTCTTACCGGTCTGGCCGACCTGGAACTGGCCGGGGTAGTAGCCGGAGTCGACGGCGGCACGCGACGCACCGACGGCCGCACCCAGCGAGTCGGCGAGTTC
This Mycobacterium simiae DNA region includes the following protein-coding sequences:
- a CDS encoding cysteine desulfurase family protein, whose amino-acid sequence is MVYLDHAATTPMHPAVVEAMTAVFGTVGNASSLHSSGRAARRRIEESRELIADRLGARPSEVIFTTGGTESDNLAVKGIYRARRDADARHRRLVTSKVEHHAVLDSVHWLVEHEGAEVSWLPTEPDGSVCAAALRETLQSHDDVALVSVMWANNEVGTVMPVADLAAVAAEFGVPMHSDAVQAVGQLPVDFAASGLSALSVAAHKFGGPVAVGALLLRRDVACVPLLHGGGQERDIRSGTPDVAGAVGMATAVRLAVDGLEANSARLRALRDRLVEGVLAEIDDVRVNGSREARLPGNAHFTFRGCEGDSLLMLLDANGIECSTGSACTAGVPQASHVLIAMGDDAATARGSLRLSLGHTTVDADIDEVLRVLPAAVDRARRAALAAAGASR
- a CDS encoding sensor domain-containing protein, encoding MYGAVALTVACTRVVDGSAVPGDTGGARGVNGVNVDTILLDQSRMRAITGAGEHLSIIPSMDGSAPVDIEALAGAAPAACRFLYAETATFGPEIEEFHKITFQDPPDGALISEGAAAYRDVGTAQRAFAALVSTVTDCADGADGRAFVGEWKAGTDSLHLGPGGCGRDYRQLSVALLEVTFCGFPQSVSDIVMTNITANMPH
- the mnmA gene encoding tRNA 2-thiouridine(34) synthase MnmA; the protein is MKVLAAMSGGVDSSVAAARMVDAGHDVVGVHLALSSAPGALRTGSRGCCSKEDASDARRVADVLGIPFYIWDFAEKFAEDVIDDFVSAYERGETPNPCVRCNQRIKFAALSARALALGFDTVVTGHYARLSQGRLRRAVDRDKDQSYVLAVLTAEQLRHAAFPVGDTPKPQIRAEAARRGLAVADKPDSHDICFIPSGDTRAFLGERIAVRRGNVVGADGAVLATHDGVHGFTIGQRKGLGIAGPGPDGLPRYVTAIDADTSTVHVGSVADLEVRALTGREAVFTSGTAPTGPIECTVQVRAHGETVAAVAELVGDQLDVRLRTPLRGVARGQTVALYRPDSAGDEVLGSAVIAGTSR
- a CDS encoding GNAT family N-acetyltransferase, giving the protein MSIASVLIPSDTPDGAAASAGAPRYSLLLSTDPRLVEAAQRLRYDVFASTPGFVLPTTGADDRDADRFDEFCDHLLVRDDDSGDLVGCYRMLAPAGAIAAGGLYTATEFDLAALDPLRPSLVEMGRAAVRDGHRNGAVVLLMWAGILAYLDRYGYDYVIGCVSVPICGESGDRQDQAPGSHLRGVRDFVLNRHAAPPEYRVRPHRPVVVDGKTLDEIAPPPRPAIPALMRGYLRLGAKVCGEPALDPDFGVGDFCVVLDKSRADTRYLRRLRSVSATAHMSSEMAGGTR
- a CDS encoding lysophospholipid acyltransferase family protein — its product is MNAPPRNPPATTHAWLPRSTCDSSCVGVGPASPRWLVVLRVTLRLMLALLMVPTLPLALVPMPGQMRLRQFHCRTLLRCFGVRISVSGAPIRNLRGVLVVSPHISWLDVFSIGAVLPGWYVARADMFGEPWARVLKIIPIDRRSLRRLPGVVDSVASRLSAGQTVVAFPEGTTWCGVACGSFYPAMFQAAIDAGRPVQPLRLTYHHVDGLISTAPAFVGDDTLAAALVRLITQRRTLAHVHVESLQLPGHDRRALARRSQQAVGVGVTRRPGQRHALVA
- a CDS encoding DUF4190 domain-containing protein encodes the protein MSDNQATAHVTQTNSLTVAAFVLSIMGMYASPILSGVLALVGMRQVKRHGQQGFAFGLAALVVSAAVTALHVAMWIECGHPNFELMTTAHW